A genomic stretch from Limnobacter thiooxidans includes:
- a CDS encoding MotA/TolQ/ExbB proton channel family protein, with product MWSIISAAGWPIWPLIFGSIVALAIVFERIWALRKKELIPASLVADVCKTLPQFKDRQNLARLEAHSALGSLMAAGLSAFYKNEDIEAAMQEKSIGVQNRLEKHLDVLSMIASAAPLMGLLGTVIGMIEIFAVQGSGAQTPEAIAAGIAVALYNTAFGLIVAIPALVAYRLFKIRINNLLETMGKSLEPFEDLLKQAVNSRKPG from the coding sequence GTGTGGTCAATCATTTCCGCGGCGGGCTGGCCAATTTGGCCCCTGATTTTTGGCTCGATTGTTGCGCTGGCGATCGTATTTGAGCGCATTTGGGCCTTGCGAAAGAAAGAATTGATTCCGGCCAGCCTGGTTGCCGATGTGTGCAAAACACTGCCACAGTTTAAGGACCGGCAGAACTTGGCACGGCTTGAAGCACACAGCGCGCTGGGCAGCCTGATGGCTGCTGGCCTGTCTGCGTTCTACAAAAATGAAGACATCGAAGCGGCTATGCAGGAAAAATCAATTGGCGTGCAGAACAGGCTGGAAAAACACCTGGACGTGCTGTCGATGATTGCCAGTGCAGCGCCTTTGATGGGTCTGTTAGGTACGGTCATCGGAATGATCGAGATTTTTGCTGTTCAAGGTTCGGGCGCGCAAACTCCAGAAGCCATTGCAGCCGGTATCGCTGTCGCACTTTACAACACCGCATTTGGACTGATTGTTGCCATTCCGGCACTGGTAGCCTACCGCCTGTTCAAAATCAGGATCAACAACCTTCTGGAAACCATGGGCAAATCCCTTGAGCCCTTTGAGGATTTGCTCAAACAAGCGGTCAACAGCCGCAAACCGGGCTGA